The Anolis carolinensis isolate JA03-04 chromosome 2, rAnoCar3.1.pri, whole genome shotgun sequence genome has a window encoding:
- the LOC100559409 gene encoding olfactory receptor 1361, whose translation MVWMNQTHHPDFVLLTLSSQFEQQGLFFLIFLLVYMLCLVGNLLIVVLVHFDDHLLHTPMYFFLSHLSLVDSFFVSTTVPKILSNLISQTKTISYRGCLTQMYFYVAFGNTDNVLLACMAYDRYVAICHPLHYTTVMSHKVCVFLVSGSWIFSSLHSLLYTLLISRLSFCNSSEIPFLFCDIYPFLDISCSDTRLIKILALTEGMVDILGPFALIVISYACIFHTIMKVPMAGGQRKAFSTCGPHLAVVVLFYGTISCLYFQPTSAYSAQKGTFISLLYAVLTPTLNPFIYSLRNNDIKVSMARLLVKSRAVLRK comes from the coding sequence ATGGTTTGGATGAATCAAACACACCACCCTGACTTTGTCCTATTAACCCTCTCCAGCCAGTTTGAACAACAGGGtctgtttttcctaatatttctcTTGGTCTACATGTTGTGCCTTGTGGGGAATCTTCTGATTGTTGTACTCGTTCATTTTGATGACCACCTTCTCCATACTCCAATGTACTTCTTTCTCAGTCATCTCTCCCTAGTTGACTCCTTCTTTGTTTCCACCACTGTACCAAAGATACTGTCAAATTTGATATCCCAGACTAAGACCATCTCCTACAGAGGGTGTTTGACCCAAATGTATTTCTATGTGGCTTTTGGCAATACAGATAATGTCCTCCTGGCTTGCATGGCATACGACCGCTACGTGGCTATTTGCCACCCATTACACTATACCACAGTGATGAGTCACAAGGTTTGTGTCTTTCTAGTATCTGGCTCTTGGATCTTTTCGTCTCTCCACTCCTTGCTCTACACACTTCTGATCTCACGGCTTTCTTTCTGCAACTCTTCGGAGATTCCATTCCTCTTCTGTGACATCTACCCCTTCCTGGATATTTCCTGCTCTGACACAAGGCTCATTAAGATCCTGGCACTGACAGAAGGCATGGTGGATATTCTAGGACCTTTTGCCCTCATTGTTATCTCCTATGCATGCATATTTCATACCATAATGAAAGTCCCAATGGCTGGTGGTCAGCGCAAGgccttctcaacctgtggccctcaCCTGGCTGTCGTGGTCTTGTTCTACGGCACTATCAGCTGCCTCTATTTCCAGCCTACCTCTGCTTACTCAGCCCAGAAAGGAACTTTCATCTCTCTCCTGTATgcagtgctcaccccgacccttaACCCCTTCATCTACAGCCTGAGGAACAATGACATCAAGGTCTCCATGGCAAGGCTACTAGTCAAGTCCAGGGCTGTTTTGAGGAAGTGA
- the LOC100559208 gene encoding olfactory receptor 1361-like, whose amino-acid sequence MFFFFLPSSCEQMRSCPHQLDCLSISFFRYKMVWMNQTNHPDIVLLSLSSQFEQQGLFFLIFLLVYMLCLLGNLLIVVLVHFDDHLLHTPMYFFLSHLSLVDSFFVSTTVPKILSNLISQTKTISYRGCLTQMYFFLTLGNTDNFLLACMAYDRYVAICHPLHYTTVMSHKVCVFLVSGSWIFSSLHSLLYTLLISRLSFCNSWEIPYLFCDVYPLLDISCSDTRLIKILALTEGMVDILGPFALIVISYACIFHTAMKVPMAGCQRKAFSTCGPHLAVVVLFYGTVSCLYFQPTSAYSAQKGTFISLLYAVLTPTLNPFIYSLRNNDIMASMARLLVKSRAVLRK is encoded by the coding sequence atgttttttttttttttgccctcctCCTGTGAACAAATGAGAAGCTGTCCTCACCAGTTAGATTGCCTTTCTATCTCCTTTTTCAGGTACAAAATGGTCTGGATGAACCAAACAAACCACCCTGACATTGTCCTTTTAAGCCTCTCCAGCCAGTTTGAACAACAGGGTCTATTTTTCCTAATATTTCTCTTGGTCTACATGTTGTGTCTTCTGGGGAATCTTCTGATTGTTGTACTCGTTCATTTTGATGACCACCTTCTCCATACTCCAATGTACTTCTTTCTCAGTCATCTCTCCCTAGTTGACTCCTTCTTTGTTTCCACCACTGTACCAAAGATACTGTCAAATTTGATATCCCAGACTAAGACCATCTCCTACAGAGGGTGTTTGAcccaaatgtatttctttttgacTTTGGGCAATACGGATAACTTCCTCCTGGCTTGTATGGCATACGACCGCTACGTGGCTATTTGCCATCCATTACATTATACCACAGTGATGAGTCACAAGGTTTGTGTCTTTCTAGTATCTGGCTCTTGGATCTTTTCGTCTCTCCACTCCTTGCTCTACACACTTCTGATCTCACGGCTTTCTTTTTGTAACTCTTGGGAAATTCCCTACCTCTTCTGTGATGTTTATCCCCTCCTGGATATTTCCTGCTCTGACACAAGGCTCATTAAGATCCTGGCACTGACAGAAGGCATGGTGGATATTCTAGGACCTTTTGCCCTCATTGTTATCTCCTATGCATGCATATTTCATACCGCAATGAAAGTCCCAATGGCTGGCTGTCAGCGCAAAgccttctcaacctgtggccctcaCCTGGCTGTCGTGGTCTTGTTCTATGGCACTGTCAGCTGCCTCTATTTCCAGCCTACCTCTGCTTACTCAGCCCAGAAAGGAACTTTCATCTCTCTCCTGTATgcagtgctcaccccgacccttaACCCCTTCATCTACAGCCTGAGGAACAATGAcatcatggcctccatggcaaggCTACTAGTCAAGTCCAGGGCTGTTTTGAGGAAGTGA